The Panicum hallii strain FIL2 chromosome 9, PHallii_v3.1, whole genome shotgun sequence genome has a window encoding:
- the LOC112874173 gene encoding protein FAR1-RELATED SEQUENCE 6-like has protein sequence MMEVGMNPGEELDFGGNQEDDEEAGDISPGSKELAAMVEAAAAAESVELDDGAAASAAQYGDDRTPRDGMVFKSYEEVLNFYKRYALRTGFGVCVKKSSFTKAGLCRRLVLVCNKWGNGKEDACYQARPTAKTNCQATVVARLWGDGLLHLTDVNLEHNHALNPSAARFLRCYKTLPSGMSKDLVVRAARGECSAAGDIDVPIFDDWGRLKIGEADVVAINSFFAEMQAKLPNSFYVMDFYVEGHLRSVLWADSRSRTAYQYFSDAILIDTTCLRNKYQVPLVSFLGVNHHGQLVLLGCGLLSDESTESFLWLFKSWLTCMKGRSPNAVVTDECVAIKAAVREVFPKTRHRISDWHVLRSVSEKLGEMPEYEAMGTELETVIYDSLNDDEFDARWKNWIDRFGLQDNEWITFLYENRHLWAPAFLKDAFWAGLWTFSQHESPSAFFEDSINSETTLVSFLASYMMLLEKKYKMEQQDDFDSLNSSRVLISKYPMEEQLSRLYTLNMFIKFQDELKATMHCQVQLDGSASSFIVIDLTEPASEMLNKKYEVVHCMAANRMECNCGLFQFSGIICRHALSVLKWQQVYDILPCYVLSRWRNDFKLLHYPDNPSKDLATNNHVERYDYISLQFLHLVEIGMSSDEKYRHAVRLIKDIKETLLDDNLCRDLEQKLTPAERAIVNGDSHTQPGSSEGGPAKKRRGRPPKKSKEISVDSMDSLLVSTDVTQKGAFHSSSTASNLGTHVRTHGVVDLMEEVNPSELSFDSRYGVQSGHPHHFGNQLHAGNTLQFGQPTSTAEHSRVQWVFPNSMYQDDQVPYGRRTS, from the exons ATGATGGAGGTGGGCATGAATCCGGGGGAGGAATTGGATTTCGGGGGCAACCAGGAAGACGACGAGGAGGCGGGGGACATCTCCCCCGGCAGCAAGGAGCTCGCCGCCATGGTcgaggccgcggccgcggcggagagCGTCGAGCTGGacgacggcgccgccgcgtCGGCGGCGCAGTACGGGGACGACCGCACGCCGAGGGACGGGATGGTGTTCAAGTCCTACGAGGAGGTGCTCAACTTCTACAAGCGCTACGCCCTGCGCACGGGCTTCGGGGTCTGCGTCAAGAAGTCCTCCTTCACCAAGGCcggcctctgccgccgcctcgTGCTCGTCTGCAACAAGTGGGGGAACGGCAAGGAGGACGCCTGCTACCAGGCCAGGCCGACGGCCAAGACCAACTGCCAGGCCACCGTGGTCGCCAGGCTGTGGGGGGACGGCTTGCTGCACCTAACGGATGTGAACCTTGAGCACAACCACGCGCTGAATCCATCCGCAGCACGCTTTCTGAGGTGCTACAAGACACTGCCAAGTGGAATGAGCAAAGATCTCGTGGTGAGGGCTGCCAGAGGAGAATGCTCGGCTGCCGGTGACATTGATGTCCCAATATTTGATGACTGGGGAAGGCTTAAGATTGGGGAAGCTGATGTCGTGGCCATCAACAGTTTTTTCGCAGAGATGCAGGCAAAGCTGCCAAACTCCTTCTATGTCATGGATTTTTATGTAGAAGGCCATCTAAGGAGTGTTCTCTGGGCTGATTCAAGATCCAGGACAGCATATCAATATTTTAGTGATGCTATTTTGATCGATACAACATGCTTAAGGAACAAGTATCAAGTCCCCCTTGTTTCATTTCTGGGTGTGAATCATCATGGCCAGCTTGTATTGTTAGGCTGTGGCTTGCTGTCCGATGAGAGTACAGAGAGCTTCTTATGGCTGTTCAAGTCGTGGTTAACTTGTATGAAAGGACGATCTCCAAATGCTGTAGTTACTGATGAATGTGTCGCGATAAAAGCTGCAGTTCGAGAAGTGTTTCCTAAAACACGCCATAGAATAAGTGATTGGCATGTACTGAGAAGTGTTTCAGAAAAATTAGGAGAAATGCCAGAATATGAAGCAATGGGAACCGAACTGGAGACTGTAATATATGATTCTTTGAATGATGATGAGTTTGATGCAAGGTGGAAGAACTGGATTGATAGATTTGGCCTTCAGGACAATGAATGGATCACCTTTCTGTATGAGAATCGACACTTGTGGGCCCCTGCCTTCCTCAAGGATGCCTTCTGGGCTGGGCTTTGGACTTTTAGCCAGCATGAAAGTCCAAGTGCATTTTTTGAGGATTCAATCAACTCAGAGACCACATTGGTGTCATTCCTTGCCAGCTACATGATGCTTTTGGAGAAGAAATACAAAATGGAGCAACAGGATGATTTTGACTCATTAAATAGCAGCAGGGTCCTCATATCAAAGTACCCAATGGAAGAGCAGCTATCCAGATTGTACACCTTGAATATGTTTATAAAGTTCCAGGATGAGCTGAAGGCAACAATGCATTGTCAAGTTCAGCTAGATGGATCAGCATCTTCTTTTATAGTTATTGATTTGACCGAGCCAGCCAGTGAAATGCTGAATAAAAAGTACGAGGTTGTTCACTGTATGGCGGCAAACAGAATGGAGTGTAACTGTGGTCTATTTCAGTTTAGTGGCATCATTTGTAGGCATGCATTATCTGTGCTTAAATGGCAGCAAGTATATGACATACTCCCTTGTTATGTACTTAGCAGATGGCGGAATGACTTCAAGCTGCTGCACTACCCGGATAATCCATCAAAGGATTTGGCAACAAATAATCATGTTGAGCGTTATGATTATATTTCTTTGCAGTTCCTTCATCTTGTTGAGATTGGAATGTCATCAGATGAGAAGTATAGGCATGCAGTAAGGCTTATAAAAGACATTAAGGAGACCCTTCTTGATGATAATCTGTGCCGTGATTTGGAGCAGAAACTTACACCAGCTGAACGTGCGATTGTGAATGGTGACAGCCATACACAGCCTGGTTCATCTGAGGGGGGTCCAGCGAAGAAGCGCCGGGGCCGTCCTCCTAAGAAGAGTAAAGAGATAAGCGTGGATTCTATG GACTCCTTATTAGTATCAACAGATGTAACTCAGAAAGGTGCTTTTCATTCTTCTTCTACCGCCTCAAACCTTGGCACTCATGTCCGGACACATGGAGTTGTTGATCTCATG GAAGAAGTGAATCCAAGCGAGCTATCATTTGATAGCCGTTACGGGGTGCAATCTGGCCACCCGCACCACTTTGGTAACCAGCTGCATGCAGGAAACACTTTGCAG TTTGGCCAACCTACATCAACAGCAGAGCACTCTAGGGTTCAATGGGTGTTTCCTAATAGCATGTATCAG GACGACCAAGTGCCTTATGGCAGACGGACATCATAG
- the LOC112874171 gene encoding probable ion channel CASTOR isoform X1: MPLLDPDSSSSPPPAQHRDWFFPPAPPFLPSSRARTPRTPFPSTYRSSKPYSVYSLADRRPPPTPRSRSRSPHPPPEQQQQTPPPPSAPRRRDPRYAGVRRDDARSTAASEKAAPAMAAPVHGRKPAASAITPRWSGMLSAAVILLCLASLLRRNFSLHDQVYHLQEQLAVATAKLQSCIIGSSSDMSDNNFLYQDDNITMPNRSLKNFSLLISLSVLYAPLVILKYIDLVSKIRSSRDSEEVPINKRFAYRVDIFLSLHPYAKPLVLLVATLLLIALGGLALYGVTDDSLTDCLWLSWTFVADSGNHANAVGFGPKLVSVSISIGGMLVFAMMLGLVTDSISEKFDSLRKGRSEVIEQSHTLILGWSDKLGSLLNQIAIANESLGGGTIVVMAEKDKEEMEADIAKMEFDLKGTAVICRSGSPLILADLKKVSVSKARAIVVLAEEGNADQSDARALRTVLSLTGVKEGLRGHIVVELSDLDNEVLVKLVGGDLVETVVAHDVIGRLMIQCARQPGLAQIWEDILGFENCEFYIKRWPKLDGMRFEDVLISFPDAVPCGIKVASYGGKIILNPDDCYVLQEGDEVIVIAEDDDTYAPAPLPKVRRGYLPKDFVVPKSPERILFCGWRRDIEDMIMVLDAFLAPGSELWMFNDVPEVDRERKLIDGGLDFSRLDNITLVHREGNAVIRRHLESLPLESFDSILILADESVEDSAIQADSRSLATLLLIRDIQAKRLPCREAMVSNVPGGTFSEGSWIGEMQQASVKSVIISEILDPRTKNLLSMSKISDYVLSNELVSMALAMVAEDRQINDVLEELFAEQGNEMQIRPSDLYLRDEEELNFFEVILRARQRKEIVIGYRLEGAERAIINPTDKVSRRRWSPKDVFVVISEKE, from the exons ATGCCCCTGCTGGACCCCGACtcctcgtcgtcgccgccgccggcgcaacACCGCGActggttcttcccgccggccccGCCGTTCCTCCCCTCCTCCAGAGCCCGAACCCCCAGGACTCCCTTCCCCTCCACCTACCGCTCCTCCAAGCCCTACTCCGTCTATTCCCTCGCcgaccgccggccgcctcctaCACCACGCTCCCGCTCGCGCTCCCCGCACCCACCgccggagcagcagcagcagacgccgcctcctccgtccgcgccgcgccgccgtgacCCCCGGTACGCCGGCGTCCGCCGCGATGATGCCCGTAGTACGGCTGCCTCAGAGAAAGCCGCGCCCGCGATGGCCGCGCCGGTGCACGGGAGGAAGCCGGCAGCATCGGCGATCACCCCGCGATGGTCGGGGATGCTCTCAGCGGCG GTTATTTTACTGTGCTTGGCCTCCCTTCTCCGTAGGAACTTCTCGTTACACGATCAGGTTTACCATTTGCAG GAACAGCTCGCGGTAGCTACTGCAAAACTTCAGTCATGTATTATAGGCTCCTCATCGGATATGAGCGACAATAATTTTCTGTATCAGGATGACAATATTACCATGCCAAACAGAAGTCTTAAGAACTTTTCCCTGCTTATCTCCCTTTCTGTACTATATGCACCACTGGTAATTCTCAAGTACATAGACCTTGTGTCAAAGATAAGGAGTTCACGTGACTCTGAAGAAGTTCCCATAAACAAGCGGTTCGCATACAGAGTTGATATATTTCTATCACTTCACCCATATGCTAAACCGTTGGTTCTACTTGTTGCTACATTGTTACTAATTGCTCTTGGCGGGCTGGCTCTGTATGGTGTGACTGATGATAGCTTAACTGATTGTCTTTGGCTGTCTTGGACCTTCGTTGCTGACTCGGGGAACCATGCCAATGCTGTGGGTTTTGGACCCAAGCTGGTTTCAGTTTCAATTAGTATTGGTGGGATGTTGGTTTTTGCCATGATGCTTGGTCTTGTCACCGATTCAATCTCTGAGAAGTTTGATTCTTTGAGGAAAGGAAGAAGTGAAGTCATAGAGCAGAGCCACACTCTGATTCTTGGATGGAGTGACAAGTTG GGATCTTTGCTGAACCAAATAGCCATTGCTAATGAAAGCTTGGGAGGTGGGACCATTGTAGTGATGGCAGAGAAAGACAAAGAGGAAATGGAAGCCGACATTGCTAAAATGGAGTTTGACTTGAAAGGAACAGCTGTAATATGTAGAAGTGGAAGCCCACTGATTCTCGCTGACTTGAAAAAG GTCTCAGTTTCAAAGGCGCGAGCAATTGTGGTTTTAGCCGAAGAAGGAAATGCTGACCAG AGTGATGCACGGGCACTGCGAACAGTCTTGAGTTTAACTGGAGTTAAAGAGGGGCTAAGAGGTCACATAGTAGTTGAGCTTAGTGACCTTGACAATGAAGTTCTAGTCAAGCTTGTGGGCGGAGATCTCGTGGAAACTGTTGTTGCACATGATGTGATCGGTCGATTGATGATACAGTGTGCACGTCAGCCAGGCCTTGCTCAG ATATGGGAAGATATTCTTGGCTTTGAGAACTGTGAATTCTACATTAAGAGATGGCCTAAGTTGGATGGAATGCGATTTGAAGATGTGCTGATTAGCTTTCCTGATGCTGTTCCATGTGGCATAAAAGTGGCATCTTATGGGGGCAAGATTATTTTGAACCCTGATGATTGTTATGTTTTGCAAGAGGGTGATGAGGTGATAGTAATTGCAGAAGATGATGACACATATGCCCCAGCACCGTTGCCCAAG GTTAGGAGAGGGTATCTGCCTAAAGATTTTGTTGTTCCAAAGTCTCCAGAAAGAATATTGTTTTGTGGTTGGCGCCGTGATATAGAAGATATGATAATG GTACTTGATGCTTTCCTTGCGCCAGGATCAGAGTTGTGGATGTTTAATGACGTCCCTGAGGTTGACAGGGAAAGAAAGCTGATTGATGGAGGTCTGGACTTCAGTCGTCTAGATAATATTACTTTGGTGCATCGTGAAGGAAATGCTGTCATTCGCCGTCACCTGGAGAGCCTCCCTTTAGAATCATTTGATTCT ATCCTGATTTTGGCAGATGAATCTGTAGAAGATTCAGCAATCCAAGCTGACTCAAGGTCACTTGCAACATTACTGCTGATCAGAGATATTCAG GCAAAACGGCTTCCGTGCAGGGAAGCGATGGTTTCAAATGTTCCCGGAGGGACCTTTTCTGAAGGTTCTTGGATAGGGGAGATGCAACAAGCATCTGTCAAATCTGTTATAATCAGTGAGATTTTGGATCCTAGGACAAAAAATTTGTTGTCAATGTCAAAAATTAGTGACTATGTTCTTTCAAATGAACTCGTTAGCATGGCATTGGCAATGGTTGCAGAAGATCGGCAGATAAATGATGTCTTGGAGGAGCTCTTTGCCGAACAG GGAAATGAAATGCAAATACGACCATCCGATCTGTACCTTAGAGATGAAGAGGAGTTAAATTTCTTCGAGGTCATTTTACGTGCTAGACAGAGGAAAGAGATTGTCATTGGGTACCGTCTTGAAGGAGCTGAGCGTGCCATAATCAATCCAACAGACAAAGTTTCAAGGCGAAGGTGGTCGCCCAAGGATGTTTTTGTTGTTATATCCGAGAAAGAATGA
- the LOC112874171 gene encoding probable ion channel CASTOR isoform X2: MPLLDPDSSSSPPPAQHRDWFFPPAPPFLPSSRARTPRTPFPSTYRSSKPYSVYSLADRRPPPTPRSRSRSPHPPPEQQQQTPPPPSAPRRRDPRYAGVRRDDARSTAASEKAAPAMAAPVHGRKPAASAITPRWSGMLSAAVILLCLASLLRRNFSLHDQVYHLQEQLAVATAKLQSCIIGSSSDMSDNNFLYQDDNITMPNRSLKNFSLLISLSVLYAPLVILKYIDLVSKIRSSRDSEEVPINKRFAYRVDIFLSLHPYAKPLVLLVATLLLIALGGLALYGVTDDSLTDCLWLSWTFVADSGNHANAVGFGPKLVSVSISIGGMLVFAMMLGLVTDSISEKFDSLRKGRSEVIEQSHTLILGWSDKLGSLLNQIAIANESLGGGTIVVMAEKDKEEMEADIAKMEFDLKGTAVICRSGSPLILADLKKVSVSKARAIVVLAEEGNADQSDARALRTVLSLTGVKEGLRGHIVVELSDLDNEVLVKLVGGDLVETVVAHDVIGRLMIQCARQPGLAQIWEDILGFENCEFYIKRWPKLDGMRFEDVLISFPDAVPCGIKVASYGGKIILNPDDCYVLQEGDEVIVIAEDDDTYAPAPLPKVKEAVYIDIVHSERKPQKILLCGWRRDIDDMIAVLDAFLAPGSELWMFNDVPEVDRERKLIDGGLDFSRLDNITLVHREGNAVIRRHLESLPLESFDSILILADESVEDSAIQADSRSLATLLLIRDIQAKRLPCREAMVSNVPGGTFSEGSWIGEMQQASVKSVIISEILDPRTKNLLSMSKISDYVLSNELVSMALAMVAEDRQINDVLEELFAEQGNEMQIRPSDLYLRDEEELNFFEVILRARQRKEIVIGYRLEGAERAIINPTDKVSRRRWSPKDVFVVISEKE, from the exons ATGCCCCTGCTGGACCCCGACtcctcgtcgtcgccgccgccggcgcaacACCGCGActggttcttcccgccggccccGCCGTTCCTCCCCTCCTCCAGAGCCCGAACCCCCAGGACTCCCTTCCCCTCCACCTACCGCTCCTCCAAGCCCTACTCCGTCTATTCCCTCGCcgaccgccggccgcctcctaCACCACGCTCCCGCTCGCGCTCCCCGCACCCACCgccggagcagcagcagcagacgccgcctcctccgtccgcgccgcgccgccgtgacCCCCGGTACGCCGGCGTCCGCCGCGATGATGCCCGTAGTACGGCTGCCTCAGAGAAAGCCGCGCCCGCGATGGCCGCGCCGGTGCACGGGAGGAAGCCGGCAGCATCGGCGATCACCCCGCGATGGTCGGGGATGCTCTCAGCGGCG GTTATTTTACTGTGCTTGGCCTCCCTTCTCCGTAGGAACTTCTCGTTACACGATCAGGTTTACCATTTGCAG GAACAGCTCGCGGTAGCTACTGCAAAACTTCAGTCATGTATTATAGGCTCCTCATCGGATATGAGCGACAATAATTTTCTGTATCAGGATGACAATATTACCATGCCAAACAGAAGTCTTAAGAACTTTTCCCTGCTTATCTCCCTTTCTGTACTATATGCACCACTGGTAATTCTCAAGTACATAGACCTTGTGTCAAAGATAAGGAGTTCACGTGACTCTGAAGAAGTTCCCATAAACAAGCGGTTCGCATACAGAGTTGATATATTTCTATCACTTCACCCATATGCTAAACCGTTGGTTCTACTTGTTGCTACATTGTTACTAATTGCTCTTGGCGGGCTGGCTCTGTATGGTGTGACTGATGATAGCTTAACTGATTGTCTTTGGCTGTCTTGGACCTTCGTTGCTGACTCGGGGAACCATGCCAATGCTGTGGGTTTTGGACCCAAGCTGGTTTCAGTTTCAATTAGTATTGGTGGGATGTTGGTTTTTGCCATGATGCTTGGTCTTGTCACCGATTCAATCTCTGAGAAGTTTGATTCTTTGAGGAAAGGAAGAAGTGAAGTCATAGAGCAGAGCCACACTCTGATTCTTGGATGGAGTGACAAGTTG GGATCTTTGCTGAACCAAATAGCCATTGCTAATGAAAGCTTGGGAGGTGGGACCATTGTAGTGATGGCAGAGAAAGACAAAGAGGAAATGGAAGCCGACATTGCTAAAATGGAGTTTGACTTGAAAGGAACAGCTGTAATATGTAGAAGTGGAAGCCCACTGATTCTCGCTGACTTGAAAAAG GTCTCAGTTTCAAAGGCGCGAGCAATTGTGGTTTTAGCCGAAGAAGGAAATGCTGACCAG AGTGATGCACGGGCACTGCGAACAGTCTTGAGTTTAACTGGAGTTAAAGAGGGGCTAAGAGGTCACATAGTAGTTGAGCTTAGTGACCTTGACAATGAAGTTCTAGTCAAGCTTGTGGGCGGAGATCTCGTGGAAACTGTTGTTGCACATGATGTGATCGGTCGATTGATGATACAGTGTGCACGTCAGCCAGGCCTTGCTCAG ATATGGGAAGATATTCTTGGCTTTGAGAACTGTGAATTCTACATTAAGAGATGGCCTAAGTTGGATGGAATGCGATTTGAAGATGTGCTGATTAGCTTTCCTGATGCTGTTCCATGTGGCATAAAAGTGGCATCTTATGGGGGCAAGATTATTTTGAACCCTGATGATTGTTATGTTTTGCAAGAGGGTGATGAGGTGATAGTAATTGCAGAAGATGATGACACATATGCCCCAGCACCGTTGCCCAAG GTTAAAGAGGCTGTTTACATAGACATTGTTCACTCTGAAAGAAAGCCTCAGAAGATTCTTCTTTGTGGATGGCGACGGGATATAGATGATATGATTGCG GTACTTGATGCTTTCCTTGCGCCAGGATCAGAGTTGTGGATGTTTAATGACGTCCCTGAGGTTGACAGGGAAAGAAAGCTGATTGATGGAGGTCTGGACTTCAGTCGTCTAGATAATATTACTTTGGTGCATCGTGAAGGAAATGCTGTCATTCGCCGTCACCTGGAGAGCCTCCCTTTAGAATCATTTGATTCT ATCCTGATTTTGGCAGATGAATCTGTAGAAGATTCAGCAATCCAAGCTGACTCAAGGTCACTTGCAACATTACTGCTGATCAGAGATATTCAG GCAAAACGGCTTCCGTGCAGGGAAGCGATGGTTTCAAATGTTCCCGGAGGGACCTTTTCTGAAGGTTCTTGGATAGGGGAGATGCAACAAGCATCTGTCAAATCTGTTATAATCAGTGAGATTTTGGATCCTAGGACAAAAAATTTGTTGTCAATGTCAAAAATTAGTGACTATGTTCTTTCAAATGAACTCGTTAGCATGGCATTGGCAATGGTTGCAGAAGATCGGCAGATAAATGATGTCTTGGAGGAGCTCTTTGCCGAACAG GGAAATGAAATGCAAATACGACCATCCGATCTGTACCTTAGAGATGAAGAGGAGTTAAATTTCTTCGAGGTCATTTTACGTGCTAGACAGAGGAAAGAGATTGTCATTGGGTACCGTCTTGAAGGAGCTGAGCGTGCCATAATCAATCCAACAGACAAAGTTTCAAGGCGAAGGTGGTCGCCCAAGGATGTTTTTGTTGTTATATCCGAGAAAGAATGA
- the LOC112874171 gene encoding probable ion channel CASTOR isoform X3 yields the protein MPLLDPDSSSSPPPAQHRDWFFPPAPPFLPSSRARTPRTPFPSTYRSSKPYSVYSLADRRPPPTPRSRSRSPHPPPEQQQQTPPPPSAPRRRDPRYAGVRRDDARSTAASEKAAPAMAAPVHGRKPAASAITPRWSGMLSAAVILLCLASLLRRNFSLHDQVYHLQEQLAVATAKLQSCIIGSSSDMSDNNFLYQDDNITMPNRSLKNFSLLISLSVLYAPLVILKYIDLVSKIRSSRDSEEVPINKRFAYRVDIFLSLHPYAKPLVLLVATLLLIALGGLALYGVTDDSLTDCLWLSWTFVADSGNHANAVGFGPKLVSVSISIGGMLVFAMMLGLVTDSISEKFDSLRKGRSEVIEQSHTLILGWSDKLGSLLNQIAIANESLGGGTIVVMAEKDKEEMEADIAKMEFDLKGTAVICRSGSPLILADLKKVSVSKARAIVVLAEEGNADQSDARALRTVLSLTGVKEGLRGHIVVELSDLDNEVLVKLVGGDLVETVVAHDVIGRLMIQCARQPGLAQIWEDILGFENCEFYIKRWPKLDGMRFEDVLISFPDAVPCGIKVASYGGKIILNPDDCYVLQEGDEVIVIAEDDDTYAPAPLPKVRRGYLPKDFVVPKSPERILFCGWRRDIEDMIMVLDAFLAPGSELWMFNDVPEVDRERKLIDGGLDFSRLDNITLVHREGNAVIRRHLESLPLESFDSILILADESVEDSAIQADSRSLATLLLIRDIQAKRLPCREAMVSNVPGGTFSEGSWIGEMQQASVKSVIISEILDPRTKNLLSMSKISDYVLSNELVSMALAMVAEDRQINDVLEELFAEQFAT from the exons ATGCCCCTGCTGGACCCCGACtcctcgtcgtcgccgccgccggcgcaacACCGCGActggttcttcccgccggccccGCCGTTCCTCCCCTCCTCCAGAGCCCGAACCCCCAGGACTCCCTTCCCCTCCACCTACCGCTCCTCCAAGCCCTACTCCGTCTATTCCCTCGCcgaccgccggccgcctcctaCACCACGCTCCCGCTCGCGCTCCCCGCACCCACCgccggagcagcagcagcagacgccgcctcctccgtccgcgccgcgccgccgtgacCCCCGGTACGCCGGCGTCCGCCGCGATGATGCCCGTAGTACGGCTGCCTCAGAGAAAGCCGCGCCCGCGATGGCCGCGCCGGTGCACGGGAGGAAGCCGGCAGCATCGGCGATCACCCCGCGATGGTCGGGGATGCTCTCAGCGGCG GTTATTTTACTGTGCTTGGCCTCCCTTCTCCGTAGGAACTTCTCGTTACACGATCAGGTTTACCATTTGCAG GAACAGCTCGCGGTAGCTACTGCAAAACTTCAGTCATGTATTATAGGCTCCTCATCGGATATGAGCGACAATAATTTTCTGTATCAGGATGACAATATTACCATGCCAAACAGAAGTCTTAAGAACTTTTCCCTGCTTATCTCCCTTTCTGTACTATATGCACCACTGGTAATTCTCAAGTACATAGACCTTGTGTCAAAGATAAGGAGTTCACGTGACTCTGAAGAAGTTCCCATAAACAAGCGGTTCGCATACAGAGTTGATATATTTCTATCACTTCACCCATATGCTAAACCGTTGGTTCTACTTGTTGCTACATTGTTACTAATTGCTCTTGGCGGGCTGGCTCTGTATGGTGTGACTGATGATAGCTTAACTGATTGTCTTTGGCTGTCTTGGACCTTCGTTGCTGACTCGGGGAACCATGCCAATGCTGTGGGTTTTGGACCCAAGCTGGTTTCAGTTTCAATTAGTATTGGTGGGATGTTGGTTTTTGCCATGATGCTTGGTCTTGTCACCGATTCAATCTCTGAGAAGTTTGATTCTTTGAGGAAAGGAAGAAGTGAAGTCATAGAGCAGAGCCACACTCTGATTCTTGGATGGAGTGACAAGTTG GGATCTTTGCTGAACCAAATAGCCATTGCTAATGAAAGCTTGGGAGGTGGGACCATTGTAGTGATGGCAGAGAAAGACAAAGAGGAAATGGAAGCCGACATTGCTAAAATGGAGTTTGACTTGAAAGGAACAGCTGTAATATGTAGAAGTGGAAGCCCACTGATTCTCGCTGACTTGAAAAAG GTCTCAGTTTCAAAGGCGCGAGCAATTGTGGTTTTAGCCGAAGAAGGAAATGCTGACCAG AGTGATGCACGGGCACTGCGAACAGTCTTGAGTTTAACTGGAGTTAAAGAGGGGCTAAGAGGTCACATAGTAGTTGAGCTTAGTGACCTTGACAATGAAGTTCTAGTCAAGCTTGTGGGCGGAGATCTCGTGGAAACTGTTGTTGCACATGATGTGATCGGTCGATTGATGATACAGTGTGCACGTCAGCCAGGCCTTGCTCAG ATATGGGAAGATATTCTTGGCTTTGAGAACTGTGAATTCTACATTAAGAGATGGCCTAAGTTGGATGGAATGCGATTTGAAGATGTGCTGATTAGCTTTCCTGATGCTGTTCCATGTGGCATAAAAGTGGCATCTTATGGGGGCAAGATTATTTTGAACCCTGATGATTGTTATGTTTTGCAAGAGGGTGATGAGGTGATAGTAATTGCAGAAGATGATGACACATATGCCCCAGCACCGTTGCCCAAG GTTAGGAGAGGGTATCTGCCTAAAGATTTTGTTGTTCCAAAGTCTCCAGAAAGAATATTGTTTTGTGGTTGGCGCCGTGATATAGAAGATATGATAATG GTACTTGATGCTTTCCTTGCGCCAGGATCAGAGTTGTGGATGTTTAATGACGTCCCTGAGGTTGACAGGGAAAGAAAGCTGATTGATGGAGGTCTGGACTTCAGTCGTCTAGATAATATTACTTTGGTGCATCGTGAAGGAAATGCTGTCATTCGCCGTCACCTGGAGAGCCTCCCTTTAGAATCATTTGATTCT ATCCTGATTTTGGCAGATGAATCTGTAGAAGATTCAGCAATCCAAGCTGACTCAAGGTCACTTGCAACATTACTGCTGATCAGAGATATTCAG GCAAAACGGCTTCCGTGCAGGGAAGCGATGGTTTCAAATGTTCCCGGAGGGACCTTTTCTGAAGGTTCTTGGATAGGGGAGATGCAACAAGCATCTGTCAAATCTGTTATAATCAGTGAGATTTTGGATCCTAGGACAAAAAATTTGTTGTCAATGTCAAAAATTAGTGACTATGTTCTTTCAAATGAACTCGTTAGCATGGCATTGGCAATGGTTGCAGAAGATCGGCAGATAAATGATGTCTTGGAGGAGCTCTTTGCCGAACAG TTTGCAACTTGA